In Miscanthus floridulus cultivar M001 chromosome 8, ASM1932011v1, whole genome shotgun sequence, the sequence gttatgataatgataggttcataaattcaatttagaaagtttagtattatttagcttaatatttgtagaaatttttgtagcaaattgatgatagctttagccataaattttttacagtaggttcattagaatattatgtactcactgtaatttttgtagccctagagtaggttgataaatagagtagctagtacccttgttttatcatatatagagtaaatcggtattaagagtaagaatacctttagttgataagataatatatgtcatgcttcatacttgttagtggtaatagtaggtaacttagcaccttagtcggtagaactagcttagtagcttgatagaggtattttatttttagagttgctgttgccgtgttactaagtgttgcatcatcatttcatgcatgtagatcacgagttggtagagtttgtgcctACGGACGAAGAGGActacgaggaggtcattgaggagtacgaggaggagattctcatacaggagggagccccagagccgttcggtgctgactttgttgacccaccatctgcccaaggcaagccccggtgcataacccctatttttgaatgattactgaatatatatatgatgtgcatttacgttacaagcattttatgaaaactgtatgcatagatatacttacctatgagtcatactagtataggtcgagtagctactatgctcagggtagcggtagcgtgagtaacctaccgttactcataataggtgataattatgatcactaatgataaaatggtggaaaggaaaaatggtgactgggcagggatatgatttgagtattggtgggtgtaagaggttgtgttccTGCGGCCAAcatggcatagcttggttacactttttccctacctgtgtcggttaaggaccggcagttACATAagtctctaggcaagtcatataTTTATTATTCCgagcatatacttgggtatgggtgtagggaagactcgttgctctcttgtcgtgggtttcggctctttctagaccgactgattagaggcggggatggtggaggtccttgcaccgcactaagtccaggacttagaagcgggggcttggagtctaagtttagacggggacctggactCTGTGACataagggtgatgggttggtcctgcttgtacctgaggtacaagcggggtgtgtgttttcggggtacccagctgggggcattaatTCGCGAATCATCGGACAatttggtacggcttgtctacggtctagcaccgtagtaagaactgaaagatggaaggtgatgaaatggaactgattactcaactcttgcttaaaagtagaacatgtgcttacatagaatggctagataataaattaatcatggctgctaataataacataaataaggactcactattagtattgctttctacaaaaaggaaaccaacaaaccatcaagcttatcatattccttagagtcgggaaattatttctactagtcggataagtcttgcgagtacattgtgtactcagggtttatttacccctgttgcaggtaatgcttgaggagtaccgttgtgtgaaggattcttcagGTGGGATCAGACGAATCCTtgttcattatcgatagatgtttattatcgttcctactgtttaatattccgcactctgaatttggatatgtaataatgaatttctaaaaaccctggatgtatgaaatagattaagtattgtaaccCGTTCTAATTATTGGATCCTTgagaaaaatatggatctttcgggctctcccttaggggtgtgcccgacggaaatCCGCCCGTTGTACTTGCTTTCGGGGGTGCTTAGTGTcctggtggaagacaagcgcctccgtaagtgtgttatttcgggcggttctgccacaatttgGGTCTAGGGTGCTTTGGGTTCTCGGGCGAAAGCCCTGCCTAGGCTGTGGCTTTGGGCGGGAATGGTGACGCCTTTGGCGTCATTCCCCTCGTTTGAGGCATTGTAGTGAGGCCTCTGTCCCTATAGGAGTTTGAGTTGAAAATCTTGGTTCTCCGATTGGTGTTTGGGGCACTTGTGGGTGTCGTTCCTCTCATTGGAGGACTCGTTGCGGAAACCTCCTCCCTCATCCCGCTATTAAGCTTGTTTCTTGTGCCATTCAGGTGGCGTCTGGTCGTTGCTTTGGTGGTTTCGTGGGTGTTGTTTTTTACTGGTGGTGGTCCTGTTGTCACATTCAGTGTGTTTgaggttttcttttcttttctttttgattGTATTTGGCTCCTTCTCTATTCATATATGCCCGGCATACTCCTGTCTAtggcttttcaaaaaaaaaatgcagtACTACCAGCTTTTGATTGCTTATGGACAGTATATTAGTAGCGTAAAGAAaccataaaagaaaagaaaagaaaaagaaaaaaaagtataTTTAGTACCGATTGCCAATATCAATCGAGATTAAACGTGCAAGCCTAAGGATAAGAGGCTCCACGACCGAAGTGTCAAATAGATAAAAAAGTGAAAGATGTGACAAATAGAGAATATTTTAAGTTTAGATGTCAAATAAAGGGGAAGGTTTTTCTAGTGCCAAACCGAAAATTTTCTCATCAGTTTTTGTTGAGATCAGGTATCAAACCTGACCAATCAACATACTAGCATCGGTGAAACTTTGTCCACTTAGATTTGAATCTTGGATTAACCGATTTTTTTTTTGGTACTTTTGCTACGCCTAGTAATCCTCCGCAGGATAAAAACTGGCCATCGAAAATCCGGTGTTCACGCAGCACGAATCTCAAGGTCATATACTGGGACGATTTGCGAGTCGTGGGCGCACCACCACGTGCACGCAGCAGACCGCAGGAATTTGTGTGGTCCGCGCCTCCCTTCCACGACGCTCCAGCGGCATCCGCCCCTTGTGGCTTCGTCGTCGTCGTGCCGGTTCCTCCTCACCAGTCCTTCTCAGTCCTCCCAATAATGGTAGCGTGGTGAGAGACCCTTCCGTCCGGCCGTCGTCTTCTCCAGCGAGGGAAGAAGATGAACTGCTCCTCTTGCTGCGCCGCCGCCGTTCCGTCTCCTCCGGTGCTTCTCGCCAGGCCGCGTGTGAGTGCGCTCCTGCCCCCTTCTCCCCACCGCCGCATCATCGTTTTCCCTTCTTTGACAGCGCGGTAGACGGAGAGCTAAGGTACCCGGCCGAGGTCAGCTAGGGATTTAGCCTAGGTCCTTGTTCCATTCGTTTTATAATTTTATTAGGGACTGTGGACATCAAAGGTCCCATGGTCTAGCGGTTAGGACATTGGACTCTGAATCCAGTAACCCGAGTTCAAATCTCGGTGGGACCTATTTTTTCTCATCCATTTTGCTGAAATCAGGCTGATCAGCACAACGTCACAATATCTAAAGattgaaatgaaatcactaatttattatttttgtttttgttttgttccCTGTCATCAGGGGGGTTTAGCTGCTAGCTGCTCCACGACAACAGATCAGAAGGTGCTTTTCCTAGGCTCAAACCAGTTTCCACGGATCACATACAGCCCAGTAAGCCGCGCGTCATCACGGTTGTCACGGAGAGAGGTAATAGCTTTTGCTGGGCAACAACCATGGGACCTCGGCAGGTTTTTCAAGACGTTGTACTTCTTCAACGGGCCTCCAAACCCTCTCAAGGTTCTATCACTAACTTCTGAGTTTTCTGTTTGCTTTCATGTTACATTCAAATTGAGTTTGAGATATGATGTCTCCAAGTCTTGATGCTTTTGCTTCGATTCGCAGATTGTAGAATCTATCATCGGCAGTTTCACTGGACCTGCTTCTAGTGAAGCGCCGAAGAAAATGGACACATTGGATGTGGTGCTGGTTACGGGAGCCACTGGTGGTGTTGGGCGACGGGTGGTCGACATCCTGCGGAAGAAGGGCATACCTGTTCGAGTATTGGTACTCTACTGTCAACCATGCTCACTATGGCCTTTAacattttttttccatttttttgtATGAACAATTCCTATAGTCCTTATGACATTTGTTCCATTTTTGAGTTCAGGCTAGAAATGGAGACAAGGCAATGAGCATGTTGGGGCCGGATGTACATCTGGTAGGTCACTTATTTTAGTTTAATTACTACTGCTGTGCTATGGGATTTTTTATTTCAGCAACTGCACTTCTGCCCTGCTTCAAAGCAACCAAACAAATTCTTCAAGTGTCATAGCTATGGAGGATTTGCATCCCAATGGCATTACCCGATACCGTTTCTTTAGATAAAGGCACTTTTATTGCCAAGAGGAATAAGGTCCCCCAAAGAATTATTTTTGGCAGTGCTCAATGCTGGCCTACAGTTACATGCCTGACATAAATGCTGCTGTTACATATTTTGAAACCTGTCTCTTGGTAGGAAGGGtaactatggaatttgatgataTTATATGGGGACTAAAATTTGGGTACATATTTGATATTTCTGACATTTTATCTGAAGGACAAAACAAATGAATGTGCAATGACAGGCTGAAATATGATTTAGCTCCTTATCTTAGTGCCTGTGGTTCATGCTATTATCTATATGACGTTAAATACTCACATTCAAAGAATCATGTCATGAAAACTCCATATTTAAAGTTACAAACTTACTGCTTGCTTCAGATCATAGGGGATGTTACAAAGGAAGATACACTTGATCCTAAGCTCTTCAAAGGGATAAAAAAGGTAGTCAATGCAGTCTCTGTCATAGTGGGGCCAAAGGAAGGTGATACACCAGACAGGCAGAAGTACAAACAAGTACGTCATATGCTCAATACTATGATATGTGAAGAATTTATGCACTCTACCATCTGGCTACATCAGTGTGACACTTCAGTCTCGAATTCATGCAGGGCATCAAATTTTTCGAACCTGAGGTAGGGTATCAGAAAGTCTTGACATGTATAATAAGTAGCACCTGGTTCTCCTAAAAATTACAGCTCTTGCTATGTGACCCCAAGTTCACAACATTAGATGTTTCTCCAATCAGATCAAGGGACCTTCACCTGAAATGGTTGAGTACATCGGAATGCAAAACTTGATTAATGCCATAAAGAATAGTGTTGGACTGAGTGAAGGGAAACTGCTATTTGGGCTCAAAGGTATACCTTTCAGTGCCTTATTTTCCTGATCAAATTAAAAATCTttgttatacttattttcatataTGTAGTCTGGCACTACTATGTGTGCTGAAAACCCAAGTGTGTCCACAAGCATACGGGCCTGGGATCATGTAATCCTGTTCCCATATAGATTGATAATTGATCATTTGGTTATTATTGCATAGCATATTACTAGTACATCCTTTTGGTATGAAAACTTTATTGTGAGATGGAAACTAATCAGGAGATTACAACCAATCAATCGTAACTAATCCTATCCTACCATAACAGCCAGGTCCTTCGTATCTCTAACATGTACTCTAACATTAATTAAATCCATTTTATTCGCTAATAATGATAGTTTTATTTCATGTAAATGTATTTATTTACATTTTTATGAGTTTATTTTCCTTAAAAGCTAGCACAATAATCTCATTTTTATGTAGGCAACTTATCTGGAAAGATTGTGTGGGGAGCTCTTGATGACGTTGTAATGGGTGGCGTTAGTGAAAGTACATTCCAAATCCTGCCAACAGGAAGTGAAAGTAGTGAACCAACTGGGTTGTTCAaaggtatttttatttttattcacAGAATTTTGGATGAGATTGTTCCATTTGCTTGAAATGATGGTATTCTAAGCTGATAACCTGTGGATAACCTACCTTCCTTGTAGGGACTGTATCTACTTCAAATAACGGTGGGTTTACTAGTATAAGGACAAAGGTAGTTACTTCCATGAAATTCTGAGGAACAAAATTACTACTAGGCATTTAATTATTATTTGTGTGCTGTGTTATTTGCAATGATCAACTATATACTGCGTTGTTTCATGCAAATAAATGAAATTGGTTTTTTTCCGTCACAAGCAAGTGTAATTTTGTAGACACCTAATAACTTATACTCCCGTCCAAGTTCCATAATCCTTGTAGTTTTGGACAAAATTGAGGTTAAACTTTTAAAACTTTAGCTATTGATAACTTTGAGTTTGATGATGCTAAGACAACATGAATAGATTAGTCTGTTGATTTTTTGTATATACGAACCATTCCAACTTATAGTTCCCATTCAGATTGTCCtaaatcaaacttctctaactttgaccaagttctTAGATAAATATGTTACCATCTagttcaaataaatgcactatcaagacCTATTTCATCGTAaaatttaatgaaactaattggAAGTCATAGATGCTGGTGCATTTTTCAATAAAAACATGGTCAA encodes:
- the LOC136476134 gene encoding protein HIGH CHLOROPHYLL FLUORESCENCE PHENOTYPE 173, chloroplastic-like, giving the protein MNCSSCCAAAVPSPPVLLARPRGGLAASCSTTTDQKVLFLGSNQFPRITYSPVSRASSRLSRREVIAFAGQQPWDLGRFFKTLYFFNGPPNPLKIVESIIGSFTGPASSEAPKKMDTLDVVLVTGATGGVGRRVVDILRKKGIPVRVLARNGDKAMSMLGPDVHLIIGDVTKEDTLDPKLFKGIKKVVNAVSVIVGPKEGDTPDRQKYKQGIKFFEPEIKGPSPEMVEYIGMQNLINAIKNSVGLSEGKLLFGLKGNLSGKIVWGALDDVVMGGVSESTFQILPTGSESSEPTGLFKGTVSTSNNGGFTSIRTKNFTVPEDLSAYDGIELRVKGDGRRYKLIIRTSYEWDTVGYTASFDTTKGEWQSVKVPLSSLKPVFRARTMTDAPPFDASNITSLQLMFSKFEYDGILNPTFTEGPFELPFSSIRAYINEPITPRFVHVSSAGVTRPERPGLDLSKQPPAVRLNKELGSILTYKLKGEDLIRESGIPYTIVRPCALTEEPAGADLIFDQGDNITGKISREEVARICVAALASPNAVGKTFEVKSTVPFSEPYVIDPSNPPSEKDYEVYFKELKEGTTGKEALEATPAQV